In Edaphobacter dinghuensis, one genomic interval encodes:
- a CDS encoding valine--tRNA ligase, with amino-acid sequence MSHELPKAYDPSIIEERWADYWVRERLFDVATSEGTQEGVKKFTMLLPPPNVTGRLHMGHMLNQTEMDILTRWHRMSGEVSMWVPGTDHAGIATQMMVERQLASEGKKRQELGREAFVQRVWEWKGVYGGAILDQMKRLGASVDWGREYFTMDDRLSVAVKEAFVRLHEQGLIYRGAYIVNWDPAIQTAVSDLEVEHEERLGKIYHIRYPLADGSGSIVVATTRPETMLGDTAVAVNPTDERYLAVQGKMVRLPLSGVNGGPDREIPILADDWAKPEFGTGAVKVTPAHDPNDFAIGQRHGLPNLTILDETAHVLLPGSTYHGLDRYAARTKIVEDLKEMGLLEDIKDHTLSIGLSQRTGVVIEPRLSQQWFVKIQPLADKAIEAVDKGYIKFTPDQYRKTYDEWMKNIHDWCISRQLWWGHRIPAWHCAACGETTVARETPVKCEHCNSVEIVQETDVLDTWFSSGLLPFTVFGWPEKTPDLAAFYPTQLLVTGFDILFFWVARMIMLSCHFMLDVPMPDGSARTLENAVPFREVYIHALVRDAERQKMSKTKGNVIDPIEVVKKYGTDAVRFTLASMASPGTDIAFSEERTDGYRAFANKIWNAARFLFMQVDRAKEAGYSMSMLAASGAVAELPQETPLETRWIFGRLSAVSAEVDRSLADYRFDEAAAAVYQFFWGEFCDWYLELVKLRLEFGESTEKNAATAISLASLVGVFEAALRLLSPFMPFLTEELWHALYEGNAPAKSIALTRYPKASDFPADEASVTAMNTLQELIVTVRGLRKELGVPEKEAAPIVLHADNRTLALADANADMLARLARVASVEFANEPLTGGNARSTANLDVAVVYERQIDVAAERERLTKDLAKFEKGLTAAERQLGNEAFMAKAPAHIVEGLRKQAAETKMLHDKAKAALQALPD; translated from the coding sequence ATGAGCCACGAACTGCCAAAAGCATACGATCCGTCCATTATTGAAGAACGCTGGGCCGACTATTGGGTGCGCGAGCGCCTCTTCGACGTCGCGACATCTGAGGGTACGCAGGAGGGCGTCAAGAAGTTCACCATGCTGCTACCCCCGCCCAACGTCACCGGACGACTGCACATGGGCCATATGCTCAACCAGACCGAGATGGACATTCTGACCCGCTGGCACCGCATGTCGGGCGAGGTGTCGATGTGGGTTCCCGGCACCGATCACGCCGGAATCGCCACCCAGATGATGGTGGAGCGGCAGTTAGCCAGTGAAGGCAAGAAACGGCAGGAGCTTGGCCGCGAGGCCTTTGTCCAGCGCGTGTGGGAGTGGAAGGGCGTCTACGGCGGAGCCATCCTCGACCAAATGAAGCGCCTCGGCGCTAGCGTGGACTGGGGCCGTGAGTACTTCACCATGGACGACCGTTTGAGCGTTGCGGTGAAGGAGGCGTTTGTCCGGCTGCATGAGCAGGGGCTGATCTATCGCGGGGCCTACATCGTCAACTGGGACCCGGCGATTCAGACCGCGGTCAGCGATCTCGAAGTTGAACACGAAGAGCGGCTGGGCAAGATCTATCACATTCGCTATCCGTTGGCTGACGGGTCGGGATCGATCGTAGTGGCGACAACACGGCCTGAGACGATGCTGGGCGATACGGCGGTTGCGGTGAATCCCACCGACGAACGTTACCTTGCCGTGCAGGGCAAGATGGTTCGCCTGCCGTTGAGCGGTGTGAACGGCGGCCCAGATCGCGAGATTCCGATTCTGGCCGATGACTGGGCCAAGCCCGAGTTCGGCACTGGCGCGGTGAAGGTGACTCCAGCGCACGATCCTAATGACTTCGCGATTGGGCAGCGCCACGGTCTGCCTAACCTCACCATCCTCGATGAGACGGCGCATGTGCTGTTGCCGGGCTCCACGTATCACGGGCTGGATCGCTATGCGGCGCGAACGAAGATCGTTGAGGACTTGAAGGAGATGGGCCTCCTCGAAGACATCAAGGACCACACGCTCTCCATCGGTCTCAGCCAGCGCACGGGTGTTGTCATCGAGCCGAGGCTTTCTCAGCAGTGGTTCGTCAAGATTCAGCCGTTGGCCGACAAGGCAATCGAAGCCGTCGACAAGGGCTACATCAAGTTCACGCCAGATCAGTACCGTAAGACCTACGACGAGTGGATGAAGAACATCCATGACTGGTGCATCTCGCGCCAGCTCTGGTGGGGCCATCGCATCCCGGCGTGGCACTGTGCGGCCTGCGGCGAGACGACCGTAGCTCGTGAGACTCCGGTGAAGTGCGAGCACTGCAACTCCGTCGAGATCGTGCAGGAGACTGACGTGCTCGACACGTGGTTCTCGAGCGGGCTGCTTCCCTTCACCGTCTTTGGCTGGCCGGAGAAGACTCCCGATCTGGCAGCGTTCTATCCGACACAACTGCTGGTGACCGGGTTCGACATTCTCTTCTTCTGGGTGGCTCGCATGATTATGTTGAGCTGCCACTTCATGCTGGATGTGCCCATGCCTGACGGGTCAGCGCGAACGCTAGAAAATGCCGTGCCGTTTCGCGAGGTCTACATTCACGCGCTGGTGCGCGACGCTGAGCGGCAGAAGATGTCGAAGACGAAGGGAAACGTCATCGACCCCATCGAGGTCGTAAAAAAATATGGCACGGATGCGGTGCGGTTTACGCTCGCCAGCATGGCCAGCCCCGGCACCGATATTGCCTTCAGCGAAGAGCGCACCGATGGCTATCGCGCCTTCGCCAATAAGATATGGAACGCGGCGCGCTTCCTGTTCATGCAGGTCGACCGGGCGAAGGAAGCTGGCTATAGCATGTCGATGCTTGCCGCCAGCGGCGCGGTGGCGGAGTTGCCGCAGGAGACTCCGCTCGAGACGCGGTGGATCTTCGGACGACTCAGCGCGGTCAGCGCGGAGGTTGATCGCTCGCTGGCCGACTACCGCTTCGATGAGGCGGCAGCGGCGGTCTACCAGTTCTTCTGGGGCGAATTCTGCGACTGGTATCTGGAGCTGGTGAAGCTGCGGCTGGAGTTTGGCGAGAGCACCGAGAAGAATGCGGCAACGGCGATCTCGCTGGCCTCACTGGTCGGCGTCTTCGAGGCTGCGCTGCGGCTGCTGAGCCCGTTTATGCCCTTCCTCACGGAAGAGCTGTGGCACGCGCTCTACGAAGGCAATGCGCCGGCGAAATCGATTGCGCTGACACGCTATCCGAAGGCAAGTGACTTCCCTGCGGATGAGGCTTCGGTCACTGCGATGAATACGTTGCAGGAGCTGATTGTGACGGTTCGTGGCCTGCGCAAAGAGCTTGGCGTTCCCGAAAAAGAGGCGGCGCCGATTGTGCTCCATGCCGACAACCGTACTCTGGCGCTGGCCGACGCGAATGCGGATATGCTGGCACGGCTCGCCCGCGTGGCCTCGGTCGAGTTCGCCAACGAGCCTTTGACCGGAGGCAATGCCCGCTCAACGGCCAACTTAGACGTGGCCGTCGTCTACGAGCGGCAAATTGATGTAGCTGCAGAGCGTGAGCGTTTGACCAAGGACCTAGCGAAGTTTGAGAAAGGGCTGACAGCGGCGGAGCGGCAGTTGGGCAACGAGGCGTTTATGGCCAAAGCTCCGGCACATATCGTCGAAGGGTTGAGAAAGCAGGCAGCAGAGACGAAGATGCTGCATGACAAAGCGAAGGCTGCGTTGCAGGCGTTGCCGGACTGA
- the nadC gene encoding carboxylating nicotinate-nucleotide diphosphorylase, with the protein MDWKSKRIRTILEAALAEDKVANDVTTALTIDKGLRASGTIIAREDCVVSGLGCIPVILDIFSKMSTTPLGRFEVVSHPEIFDGVKVKKGQSLAVIRHNASAILSCERVTLNLMQRMSGIATLTNQFVKAIAGTKAKILDTRKTIPGLRSLDKYAVCCGGGVNHRLDLQDGILIKNNHISLGGGLPITLERALKGRKAGQIVQVEVRSQLELEQAIAGGAESILLDNMKPAVVKKAVKQIRAALPNAPIEASGNMNLKTVRDYALAGVDFISVGALTHSAVAVDLSMKITADVY; encoded by the coding sequence ATGGACTGGAAGAGCAAGCGGATACGCACAATTCTCGAAGCAGCACTGGCAGAAGACAAGGTCGCCAACGATGTAACCACGGCACTGACCATCGACAAAGGGCTGCGCGCCTCTGGCACCATCATCGCCCGCGAAGACTGCGTCGTCTCGGGGCTGGGCTGCATTCCGGTGATCCTCGACATCTTCTCCAAAATGTCAACGACGCCTCTGGGACGCTTCGAGGTAGTGAGCCATCCGGAGATCTTCGACGGCGTGAAGGTGAAGAAGGGCCAGTCGCTGGCGGTGATTCGCCACAACGCTTCGGCGATTCTTTCCTGCGAACGCGTCACTCTGAACCTGATGCAGCGCATGAGCGGCATCGCTACGCTGACCAATCAGTTCGTCAAGGCCATTGCCGGGACAAAGGCCAAGATTCTGGACACGAGAAAGACCATCCCCGGCTTGCGCTCGCTCGATAAGTACGCCGTCTGCTGCGGTGGCGGCGTGAACCACAGGCTTGACCTGCAGGACGGAATCCTCATCAAGAACAACCACATTTCGCTGGGCGGGGGGCTTCCCATCACGCTCGAGCGTGCTCTGAAAGGCCGCAAAGCCGGGCAGATTGTGCAGGTCGAGGTACGCAGCCAGCTCGAGTTGGAACAGGCCATCGCTGGAGGAGCGGAGTCGATCCTACTCGATAACATGAAGCCGGCTGTGGTGAAGAAGGCGGTCAAGCAGATTCGCGCCGCACTGCCGAACGCGCCGATCGAGGCCTCCGGCAATATGAACCTGAAGACAGTGCGCGATTACGCTTTGGCCGGCGTGGACTTTATCTCGGTAGGAGCGCTGACGCATTCGGCGGTCGCGGTCGATCTGAGCATGAAGATTACAGCAGATGTCTACTGA
- a CDS encoding biotin--[acetyl-CoA-carboxylase] ligase yields the protein MSTESSAFDLAAVEATIAGTPFAGQVRYFASVGSTNALALEAAQAGARVGAWVAEEQTAGRGRGGHGWHSAAGDGLYLSVLVAPPLPMTMALWLSLATGLAAREAILEVTGMTVDIRWPNDLLLYQRKCGGILVETAVDADMLRYAVIGIGINVNHAGFPTELETLATSLRMESRGRVSREDILGALLRTLAKEIALLVQENRGEITGSGLLERFTEASSWVRGKRVKVEEGGGYTGVTNGLDRRGFLLVDGDDGTMHTVLSGGVREG from the coding sequence ATGTCTACTGAGAGTAGCGCCTTCGATTTAGCCGCGGTAGAGGCGACGATTGCGGGAACGCCATTCGCTGGACAGGTGCGATACTTCGCGTCGGTGGGCTCGACCAATGCACTCGCGCTCGAGGCTGCACAGGCCGGGGCACGAGTGGGCGCGTGGGTCGCCGAGGAGCAGACTGCTGGCCGCGGCCGCGGCGGCCACGGATGGCATTCCGCGGCAGGCGATGGACTTTACCTCAGCGTTCTGGTCGCGCCGCCGCTGCCGATGACGATGGCATTATGGCTTTCGCTGGCAACAGGGCTCGCGGCTCGTGAGGCGATCCTCGAGGTGACGGGGATGACGGTCGATATTCGCTGGCCCAACGACCTGCTGCTCTATCAGCGGAAGTGCGGCGGCATCTTGGTGGAAACAGCTGTCGATGCCGACATGCTTAGATATGCGGTGATCGGCATCGGCATCAATGTGAACCACGCAGGTTTTCCCACCGAGTTAGAGACGCTCGCCACCTCCCTGCGGATGGAGAGCCGCGGCAGGGTCTCGCGCGAGGATATTCTGGGCGCTCTGCTGCGGACGCTGGCAAAAGAGATTGCATTGCTGGTACAGGAGAACCGGGGCGAAATCACCGGCTCCGGACTGCTCGAGCGGTTTACCGAGGCATCGAGTTGGGTACGCGGCAAGCGGGTTAAGGTAGAGGAAGGCGGCGGCTATACTGGCGTGACGAATGGGCTGGATAGGCGCGGATTTCTGCTTGTAGACGGAGACGATGGCACCATGCATACCGTCCTTTCGGGCGGAGTTCGGGAAGGGTAA
- a CDS encoding type III pantothenate kinase, with amino-acid sequence MLLVMDVGNTNTVLGLYRLADGSAPNAVATELVANWRITTWPKLTVDEFAIRLRNLFGLKGLEIGVVDGIVISSVVPPMDSTLRQVCEMYFQVKPVFIEPGVKTGLPVLTDNPTEVGADRIVNCVAAFERFGGPTIVVDMGTATTFDVISKKGEFMGGAIAPGLGISADALFSRAARLPRISVKKPTKIIGTGTVDNIQIGLYYGYIGLVDGILERMIAELGPETKTVATGGLAKLIAEGSKYIGAVDEMLTLTGLRIVYERNLDRHKKRGALPENKQPQR; translated from the coding sequence ATGCTATTGGTGATGGATGTCGGCAACACGAATACCGTGCTGGGGCTGTATCGCCTGGCGGATGGAAGCGCTCCAAACGCGGTGGCTACAGAGCTGGTTGCGAATTGGAGAATCACCACCTGGCCGAAGCTGACGGTGGATGAGTTCGCCATACGGCTGCGAAATTTATTTGGGCTCAAAGGTCTGGAGATTGGCGTGGTGGATGGGATTGTCATCTCGTCGGTCGTGCCTCCGATGGACTCGACGCTGCGGCAGGTCTGTGAGATGTACTTCCAGGTAAAGCCGGTCTTTATCGAGCCGGGAGTGAAGACCGGGCTGCCGGTGCTGACCGACAATCCGACCGAGGTGGGAGCGGACCGCATCGTGAACTGCGTTGCAGCCTTCGAGAGATTTGGCGGACCGACGATTGTGGTTGACATGGGCACGGCGACGACGTTCGATGTGATCTCGAAGAAGGGCGAGTTTATGGGAGGCGCGATTGCGCCCGGACTGGGAATCTCGGCCGATGCGCTGTTTTCGCGGGCGGCACGGCTTCCCCGCATCAGCGTCAAGAAGCCAACAAAGATCATCGGTACGGGAACGGTCGACAATATCCAGATTGGCTTGTACTACGGCTATATCGGGTTGGTGGACGGAATTCTGGAGCGGATGATTGCGGAGCTGGGACCGGAGACGAAGACCGTCGCGACGGGTGGGTTGGCGAAACTGATTGCCGAGGGATCGAAGTATATCGGCGCAGTCGATGAGATGCTAACCCTGACCGGGTTGCGCATTGTCTATGAACGCAACCTGGACCGGCACAAGAAGCGTGGAGCGTTGCCAGAGAATAAGCAGCCGCAGAGATAG
- the rlmD gene encoding 23S rRNA (uracil(1939)-C(5))-methyltransferase RlmD, with amino-acid sequence MKLRIEKVVYGGAGLAHPVEGEAAGRAAFVPYTLPGELVETSAAENKGGVLHAELVQIVEASSDRVKPKCAHFGECGGCHYQHANYKAQLEIKTEILQETLKRAGLAELPAIEVHAGEPWGYRNRIRLRVAKVDDVLRVGYLRRGSNDFLPIAMCPIAAPILWRAAEALLKLAETSNAARWMEKIAEVEFFTTQDESALQMSLFTQHRVTGFDAFCERLRELLPELVGAGISMLRAEGSRRTERPRAIAAWGAEGLSYAAAGEKYWVSRGGFFQVNRFLVDELVRIVAAGRRGTLAWDLYAGVGLFSRALKTSFDEVVAVEAAADDLAKTFKGDGRRAVAATTAEFLRGAVVQRERPELVVMDPPRAGVGAEVCALLGRVATKEIVYVSCDPVTLARDLKALVDFGYRINELHMVDMFPQTFHQETVVVLGRP; translated from the coding sequence ATGAAGTTACGAATTGAGAAAGTAGTTTACGGCGGCGCGGGGTTGGCTCATCCGGTTGAGGGTGAAGCCGCTGGCAGAGCTGCATTTGTTCCGTATACGTTGCCGGGAGAGTTAGTAGAGACCAGTGCGGCCGAGAACAAGGGCGGGGTTTTGCATGCGGAACTGGTACAGATTGTCGAGGCTTCTAGTGATCGGGTGAAGCCGAAGTGCGCGCACTTTGGGGAGTGTGGCGGATGCCATTATCAACATGCAAACTACAAAGCTCAACTTGAAATAAAGACGGAGATTTTGCAGGAGACGCTGAAGCGTGCCGGGCTGGCTGAGTTACCCGCGATCGAGGTTCATGCAGGCGAGCCGTGGGGATATCGCAACCGCATACGGCTGCGCGTTGCGAAGGTGGACGATGTGCTGCGGGTGGGATATCTGCGGCGCGGGTCGAATGATTTTTTGCCGATAGCAATGTGCCCGATTGCCGCGCCAATATTGTGGCGAGCCGCAGAGGCATTGTTGAAGCTGGCCGAGACCTCCAATGCAGCGCGGTGGATGGAGAAGATCGCCGAGGTTGAATTTTTTACCACGCAGGACGAGAGCGCTTTGCAGATGTCTCTATTTACACAGCATCGCGTTACCGGGTTCGATGCATTCTGTGAGCGGCTTCGGGAACTGCTGCCGGAGCTGGTGGGGGCAGGCATATCGATGCTGCGAGCAGAAGGCTCGCGCAGGACTGAACGTCCGCGAGCAATTGCTGCGTGGGGAGCGGAGGGGCTGAGTTATGCTGCGGCTGGAGAGAAGTATTGGGTGAGCCGCGGCGGCTTCTTTCAGGTAAACCGCTTCCTGGTTGATGAGTTAGTGCGAATTGTTGCGGCAGGCCGTCGCGGGACGCTGGCATGGGACCTGTATGCGGGAGTTGGGTTGTTTTCGCGGGCGCTGAAGACGAGTTTCGATGAGGTCGTTGCGGTGGAGGCTGCGGCGGACGATCTGGCGAAGACCTTCAAGGGCGATGGCAGGCGCGCTGTTGCAGCTACGACTGCGGAGTTTCTGCGTGGGGCTGTCGTGCAGCGGGAAAGACCTGAGCTAGTGGTAATGGACCCTCCCCGGGCCGGTGTGGGAGCGGAGGTTTGCGCGCTGTTGGGACGAGTTGCCACAAAGGAGATCGTGTATGTCTCCTGCGATCCGGTGACCTTGGCGCGTGACTTAAAGGCTCTGGTAGACTTCGGCTACAGAATCAATGAACTACATATGGTCGATATGTTTCCGCAGACGTTCCATCAGGAGACAGTGGTGGTACTCGGCCGTCCGTAA
- a CDS encoding ComEC/Rec2 family competence protein: protein MNRALEAGKSGCGPNPKLWREAGTERLRFGRAPLLAAAAWFAVGEIMARNRQPAIVLLIALVALVGLALAGLRWSLRSATLALAAIWMVVGMWCAEVQPSPAPQTALQNYADGLSRQVRGRVVRVRELPPRQKAVDQDNDPAWWLEKEPDAADAVSVDLAVEDVEYLTPDISRMVPVPGGVRVTVLADAGSLPDLKCGDVIEGPMRLKVPERYRDPGAWQYADYLLAQGLGFHATVKARKMTMLGMGARDLQCRVYAAQSWASDKISAYVRSSPNRRMPPTLRLSTDDAGMLNAMLFGDRTGLNRALRLGFERTGSFHLFVVSGMHVALLAGLVFWVTRRLRLSEWLATLLTIGLTAGYALLTGFGVPVQRALWMVAIFLVARLLSRDRNVLNALGAAALGVLVWSPGSLFEASFQMTFLAIIAIGGIAVPLWERGPGDYARAARHLWDEWEDVRLHPEVAQFRVMLRVWGEAFAELLGRWARGVPALMVRYGFWALELGLIGVIVELVMVLPMAVYFHRATVFALPANMLSVPLVAVLAPMAVVTFCAMLVSPALAMLPGAATAFLLHGIADVIGRVSQIRTADMRIPGPVWPVALLAVVGWGFCCWAVRRSRAWSWVAVAVLPLIAAMVLWPERPVTSPGMLEVTAIDVGQGDSLLVVSPEGKAMLVDAGGPVGGPSEAAAASSGFDVGEEVVAPYLWSRRIRRLDVVALSHAHSDHMGGMPAILRDFRPRELWVGIDPDSEAYRELLAEAKKLGVAVKHFHAGEDLVWGGTEISMLAPEPTYRNDGAPVNDDSLVMRMQSGKASVLLEGDAEAPSERAMVADGKMQPMTLLKVGHHGSNSSTTPEFFAEAAPKDAVISVGKGNTFGHPRVEVIDRIAAAHTRLYRTDEFGLTTFLLGRDGGIREVTGAGDE from the coding sequence GTGAACAGAGCTTTAGAAGCTGGCAAATCGGGCTGTGGGCCTAATCCGAAGCTTTGGAGAGAGGCAGGGACGGAGCGGCTGCGGTTTGGGCGTGCTCCTCTGCTGGCTGCGGCGGCCTGGTTTGCGGTGGGCGAGATAATGGCCCGCAACCGGCAGCCTGCGATCGTACTGCTGATCGCTTTGGTGGCGTTGGTAGGACTGGCTCTGGCGGGACTTCGATGGTCGCTTCGAAGCGCAACCCTGGCTTTAGCCGCAATCTGGATGGTCGTGGGGATGTGGTGTGCTGAGGTGCAGCCGTCTCCGGCGCCACAGACCGCGTTGCAGAACTATGCCGATGGACTAAGCAGGCAGGTCCGAGGGCGTGTGGTCAGGGTGCGGGAGTTGCCGCCTCGTCAGAAGGCAGTCGATCAGGACAACGATCCCGCATGGTGGCTGGAGAAGGAGCCGGATGCAGCGGATGCGGTCTCGGTCGACCTCGCCGTAGAGGATGTGGAGTATCTGACTCCGGACATCTCGCGGATGGTTCCGGTTCCGGGCGGAGTTCGCGTAACGGTGCTGGCAGATGCCGGATCGCTTCCCGATCTGAAGTGCGGCGATGTGATCGAAGGGCCGATGCGGTTGAAGGTTCCAGAGCGGTATCGCGATCCCGGCGCCTGGCAATATGCAGACTATCTGCTGGCGCAGGGGCTGGGCTTTCACGCAACAGTCAAAGCACGCAAGATGACGATGCTGGGCATGGGCGCGCGCGACCTGCAATGCAGAGTGTATGCGGCGCAGAGTTGGGCATCGGACAAGATCTCGGCGTATGTGAGATCGAGCCCAAACCGGCGCATGCCGCCTACGTTGCGCTTGAGCACGGACGATGCGGGGATGCTGAACGCCATGCTCTTCGGCGACCGCACGGGGTTGAACCGGGCGCTGCGACTGGGCTTTGAGCGGACTGGGTCGTTTCACTTGTTCGTCGTCTCGGGCATGCACGTGGCGTTGCTGGCAGGGCTGGTGTTCTGGGTGACGCGGCGGCTAAGGCTAAGTGAGTGGTTGGCTACGCTGCTGACCATCGGATTGACGGCTGGCTATGCTCTGCTGACCGGCTTTGGTGTTCCGGTGCAGCGGGCCTTGTGGATGGTGGCAATCTTTTTGGTGGCTCGGTTGTTGTCGCGGGACAGGAACGTGCTGAATGCGTTGGGGGCGGCGGCACTGGGAGTGCTGGTATGGTCGCCGGGGAGCTTATTCGAAGCGAGCTTTCAGATGACGTTTCTGGCAATCATCGCTATTGGAGGGATCGCGGTTCCGCTGTGGGAGCGTGGCCCCGGAGATTATGCGCGGGCGGCGCGGCATCTTTGGGATGAGTGGGAGGATGTGCGGCTGCATCCGGAGGTGGCGCAGTTTCGCGTAATGCTGCGGGTTTGGGGTGAGGCGTTTGCAGAGCTGCTGGGACGTTGGGCGCGCGGAGTTCCGGCACTGATGGTGCGATACGGATTTTGGGCTCTGGAACTGGGGCTGATTGGAGTGATCGTGGAACTGGTGATGGTGCTGCCGATGGCAGTCTACTTTCACCGGGCCACAGTATTTGCTCTGCCTGCGAATATGCTGAGCGTGCCGCTGGTAGCGGTGCTCGCTCCCATGGCGGTGGTGACATTTTGCGCCATGCTGGTAAGCCCGGCGCTGGCGATGTTGCCGGGTGCGGCGACAGCATTTCTGCTGCATGGAATCGCAGATGTGATCGGACGCGTAAGTCAGATTCGGACGGCGGATATGCGAATCCCGGGACCGGTCTGGCCGGTTGCTCTGCTGGCTGTCGTGGGGTGGGGCTTCTGCTGCTGGGCAGTGAGGAGATCGAGGGCGTGGAGTTGGGTCGCTGTGGCTGTGCTGCCGCTGATCGCGGCGATGGTGCTGTGGCCGGAGCGCCCGGTGACTTCGCCGGGAATGCTGGAGGTGACCGCGATTGATGTAGGACAGGGAGATTCGCTGCTGGTGGTAAGCCCGGAGGGCAAAGCGATGCTGGTGGATGCGGGAGGGCCGGTGGGTGGGCCTTCTGAGGCTGCGGCGGCGAGCAGTGGCTTCGATGTGGGAGAAGAGGTAGTGGCTCCTTACCTGTGGTCTCGGCGGATTCGGCGGCTGGATGTGGTGGCGTTGAGCCATGCGCATAGCGACCACATGGGAGGGATGCCGGCAATATTGCGGGACTTCAGGCCGAGGGAGCTGTGGGTCGGAATCGATCCAGATTCAGAGGCTTATCGAGAGCTGTTGGCAGAGGCCAAAAAGTTGGGCGTTGCGGTAAAGCACTTTCATGCCGGAGAGGATCTGGTATGGGGCGGAACCGAGATCTCTATGCTGGCTCCTGAGCCGACCTACAGGAACGATGGCGCTCCGGTGAATGACGACTCACTGGTGATGCGGATGCAGTCTGGGAAGGCATCGGTGCTGCTGGAGGGCGACGCCGAGGCTCCGAGCGAGCGGGCCATGGTGGCGGATGGAAAGATGCAGCCGATGACGCTGCTGAAAGTGGGACACCACGGCAGCAATAGCTCGACCACGCCGGAGTTTTTTGCGGAGGCCGCGCCCAAGGATGCCGTGATCTCAGTGGGCAAGGGAAATACGTTCGGGCATCCCCGAGTCGAGGTGATCGACCGGATTGCAGCGGCGCATACACGGCTTTACCGAACGGATGAGTTTGGACTGACTACGTTTCTGCTGGGCCGCGACGGGGGGATTCGAGAGGTCACAGGGGCTGGAGATGAATAG
- the gnd gene encoding decarboxylating NADP(+)-dependent phosphogluconate dehydrogenase: MAEATCDIGLIGLAVMGQNLVLNMNDHGYKVAVFNRTVSKVDEFINNEAKGTEVVGAHSVEEMCQMLKTPRRVMIMVKAGDVVDQTIDSVLPYLEKGDIIIDGGNSLFTDSNRRTKDLAAKGILFIGTGVSGGEEGARFGPSIMPGGNKEAWPHVKEIFQAIAAKVEDGTPCCDWVGEDGAGHYVKMVHNGIEYGDMQLICEAYQLLKDGLGLTADEFATVFNDWNKGELDSFLIEISAEIFAKKDDDGQPMVDKILDTAGQKGTGKWTAISALDLGMPVTLIGESVFARCLSALKDERVAASKVLNGPKKALTVSEKAQFIEDVRRALYCSKMISYAQGYMLLRAAEKEMNWNLNMGGIALMWRGGCIIRSVFLGNIKAAFDKNPKLQNLLMDDFFSAALNKYGASWRKAVIHAIEIGVPMPAFSTALAFYDGYRTERLPANLLQAQRDFFGAHTYERVDKPRGEFFHTNWTGRGGRVASSTYNA; encoded by the coding sequence ATGGCAGAAGCAACTTGTGATATTGGATTGATTGGTCTGGCAGTCATGGGCCAGAACCTTGTACTGAACATGAACGACCACGGCTACAAGGTCGCCGTGTTCAATCGGACGGTTTCTAAAGTCGATGAGTTCATCAACAATGAGGCCAAGGGTACCGAGGTTGTTGGAGCGCATTCGGTCGAAGAGATGTGCCAGATGCTGAAGACGCCGCGCCGCGTGATGATTATGGTGAAGGCAGGCGATGTCGTCGACCAGACGATCGATTCGGTGCTGCCGTATCTCGAGAAGGGCGACATTATCATTGATGGCGGCAACTCGCTGTTCACCGACTCGAACCGCCGCACGAAGGACCTTGCAGCCAAAGGCATTCTGTTTATCGGCACAGGCGTGAGCGGCGGCGAAGAGGGTGCACGTTTCGGCCCGTCAATTATGCCGGGCGGCAACAAGGAAGCGTGGCCTCATGTGAAGGAGATCTTTCAGGCCATCGCGGCGAAGGTGGAAGATGGCACTCCCTGCTGCGACTGGGTGGGTGAAGACGGCGCGGGCCACTACGTGAAGATGGTCCACAACGGCATTGAGTACGGCGATATGCAATTGATCTGCGAAGCCTACCAGTTGCTGAAGGACGGCCTCGGCCTGACTGCCGACGAGTTTGCCACGGTCTTCAACGACTGGAACAAGGGCGAGTTGGACAGCTTCCTGATCGAGATTTCGGCTGAGATCTTCGCCAAGAAGGACGATGACGGCCAGCCGATGGTCGATAAGATTCTTGACACAGCGGGACAGAAGGGCACGGGTAAGTGGACGGCCATCTCCGCGCTGGACCTGGGCATGCCGGTGACGCTGATCGGCGAGAGCGTGTTTGCACGTTGCCTTTCGGCGTTGAAGGATGAGCGTGTTGCGGCTTCGAAGGTGCTGAACGGGCCGAAGAAGGCTTTGACAGTTTCAGAGAAGGCGCAGTTCATTGAAGATGTTCGGCGTGCGCTGTACTGCTCGAAGATGATCAGCTACGCGCAGGGCTACATGCTGCTGCGTGCAGCTGAAAAAGAGATGAACTGGAACCTGAACATGGGCGGCATCGCGCTGATGTGGCGCGGCGGCTGCATCATTCGCAGCGTCTTCCTGGGCAACATCAAGGCGGCATTCGACAAGAATCCGAAGCTGCAGAACCTGCTGATGGACGACTTTTTCTCGGCTGCGCTGAACAAGTACGGCGCATCGTGGCGGAAGGCCGTCATTCACGCAATCGAGATTGGCGTGCCCATGCCCGCGTTCTCGACAGCGCTGGCGTTCTACGACGGCTACCGGACGGAGCGGCTGCCGGCGAACCTGTTGCAGGCGCAGCGAGACTTCTTTGGCGCTCACACCTACGAGCGCGTCGATAAGCCTCGCGGTGAGTTCTTCCACACCAACTGGACCGGACGCGGCGGACGGGTTGCCTCTTCGACCTATAACGCTTAG